The Thermomicrobiales bacterium DNA window GCCGATGAAGTGAATCTCGCCATGCGCATCGTAACCGCGCGTCATCGGTTTGGCGGCGTCATGCATCAAGGCAGACCAGCGCACCACCGGGCGTTGCGGAGCCTTGTCCACGACCTTTTTCGTGTGATCCCAGAGATCCTTTTCCCGATGAATCGAGCCGCGTTCGCCCGTCTCGAGCGAGAGCGGTTCCAGTCCGGGCATCGTCAGCGCCAGCAAGCCGGTCTGCGCCAGCGTTTCGAGCGCATGGGAGGCATAGGTGCCGGTCACGAGACGGGTGAGCTCGGCATAGACCCGTTCTTTGCTGATGCGCTCGATCTCGGGGGCCATTTCGTGCATGGCATCCAGCGTGTCGACCTCGATCATGAAACCAAGCTGGCTGACGAAACGGGCAGCGCGCAAGAGACGCAACGGATCCTCATCGAACCGTTGAATCGGATCGCCGACTGCACGGATGATGCCCTGGTGCAGATCGGGTTGCCCCCCGAAGGGGTCGATCAGCTCACCGGTAAGCACGTCGACGGCCATGGCGTTGATGGTGAAATCGCGCCGGGCCAGGTCGCCGATCAGGTCGGCGCCAAAGTCGACCTGGGGATGGCGCGTCTGGTCAGGGTAATGCTCGGAGCGGTAGGTCGTGATTTCGACCGGAATCGGTTCGTCGTCGCTTTCGACCCGAAAGACGAACCCGATGGTGCCGAACTTCTCCCCGATATCGTAGATGGAGGACGCGCCGACGGCCGGAGCGAGGGTTTTCAGCTGTTCCGGAGTCGCGTTCGAGGTGAGATCGAGATCGTTGACCTGGAAGCCGAGCAGCGCATCCCGCACGATGCCGCCAACCAGCGAGAGCTCGTATCCGGCATCGGAAAATGCCGCGGCCAACCGTTCGACCACATGGGCATGTCGAGGCTGAAGCATGACCGCCGCGGACGGTTGACGTTGCATGGGAAGCGACATTGCAGTCGGAGCTCGGGCCAGAATCGTGAGCACCGGCAACCCTCGCCGGTAACGAGCGGCCAGTCTACCGCATCGAGGGAATGGTCCAGTGTCCAGGGTCCGATGTCCAGTGCAAAGCAACTGGGTCCAGGCGTCGAGCACTGGACCCTGGACTCTGGACACAGGACCCGAGTTAGGCTGCCGGCGTTGCTGTGTCTGTCACCTTCTCGGCGGTGCGGAGGGTTTCGAGGATGGTTTCCAGAAAAGCGGTGGCGCCGGCGTAGCTGACCGGAAAGTCGCGGTTCCAGAGACCGACCTGACCGGCGACAACCGCGGGCATGACGGCATAGACCGGCTCGCCCGCCAGGTCTTCGGCGGTGAGCAATTCGCTATAGACGTCGGAGAAGATGACATCCGCCGGGTAGCGCATCGCTTGTTCGGTGCTCAGCTCTTCCCAGAACTCGGTCGCCATCTCGGAATCGGCATTGATGAAATTCAGGCCGAGGGTGGTGAGCCATTGCAACTCGGAGACGTCCTTTGGTCCGCCGACATAGATGAGATCGGCGCCGAAGTTGGCGAAGAGATTCGCCACGTCGGATTTCTCGGCGGCAACCTGCTGGAATTCGGCGATCTTGGCTTCGTAGGCCTCGCGCGCGGCGGTTATCTCGGGTGCGTCCAGGTCCGCGCCGAGGGAGCTACCCAACTGCACCAGACGATCGACGAGCACATCGGTCGGAGCCATATCGGTCACCACCAGCACCGGCGCGATTGCATCGATCTGCTCGAGCAGATCGGGCGGAACGCCGTTGGTTTGCGCCGGATCGGTGCGGTCGAAGGTCTGGGTGAGGACGATATCCGGATCGAGCGTGAGGAGCATTTCCGGCTCGATGTTGCCATCGGCATTGCCGACGTTGACGACCTGGTCGGCTGGGATATTGCCCCAGGCGATATGGTTGCCGTCGGGGTAGTTCGAGACGGTCCAGTCGAACACGCCGACCGGATGAATCCCGAGATCCCAAAGCGCGGCGGCCGTGACGATGTTCGCGACGATGCGCACCGGGGCTTCCGGGAGGGTCACGGTCGTGCCAAGGACGTCGGTATAGGCCCATTCGCCGGCGGCTGGGGACGCGTCCTGAGCGCCGGATCGTGGCGTCAGCACCGCGGCGGCAGCCAGGGCACTCATGCCGCCCAGCATGGCACGGCGAGAAACGGTCGAATCGATACGCAGGGTCACGAACTGTCCTTTCGAGCTCTACCGGTCGCGGCGCCAAGGGCATCCGCGTAGCGACAGATATCATACTAAAACAGTCGGATATCTGTGTGAGGACGTGTTCGCACGTGGAAGCGTGGGCAAATCCCGGTAAAATCGCGGTTCCGCCTCCCCAGACGGGAGGTTCTCGCACCCAGCCGGAAAGTCCTGTGCCCGACGCGACCAAAGATCCTGCTCGTTCCGCGCTCGAAGTCGTCGATCTCTCGGCGACCTTCGTCGAGGATCGGCGCCGCCTACAGGTGCTGCGCGATGTCTCGTTTTCCGTGCAGACCAACGAGTTCGTCGCAATCGTGGGACCTTCGGGAAGCGGCAAGACGACCTTGCTGGATATTTTGGCCGGGTTGCTGTCGCCGGACAGCGGTGAGGTCCGGTTGAACGGCAGATCGACCGACGCGGCAGGACGCCTGGGGAAAACCGCCTATATGCATCAGCGCGATCTGCTGCTCCCCTGGCGCACCGCGTTGCAGAACGCCGCGCTCGGGTTGGAAGTCCGGGGGATCGAAGGGTCGCAGGCACGGCAGATTGCGATGGAGAGCTTTCCCGCGTTTGGATTGCAGGGTTTCGAGGAGCGCTATCCGGCGCAACTCTCGGGAGGGATGCGGCAACGGGTGGCGTTTCTGCGCACCATGCTGCCTGGAGTGTCTCCCCTGCTCCTGGACGAACCGTTCGGGGCGCTCGATGCCATGACCCGCGCGACGAGCCAGGCATGGCTCCAATCGCTGCTGGCCGAGCATCCCCGCACGGTGGTGCTGGTGACACACGATATCGAAGAAGCGATCGTTCTCGCGGACCGCATCCTGGTGCTCTCCGAACGGCCGGGGACCGTTCGATATGTCGAGACCATCGATACCCCACGGCCGCGGCCGCGCGCCTTCCTCACCTCGCCGGAATTCAACGAGATGCGGATCCGGTTGCTCGGCGAGCTGGGGTTGATCGACGAGCAGTCCGCCTGATGAACGAGGAAACGCCCGTCCAGGGTGAATCGTGGATGAGCCGGGTCGGCCGCTGGTTGTTGCCGTTGGGTCTGATCGGGCTCCTGCTGCTGGCGTGGGAGTTCTGGGTCCGCTGGCGCGACACGCCGCAGTGGTATCTGCCAGCCCCAAGCGCGGTGTGGCATGCGCTCGTCGATAACTGGCAATCGATCCGTAGCGATGCCTGGGTGACGTTGCAAGAGGTGCTGGTCGGATTTGGCGTTGCCGTGCTGGTCGCCATTCCGGTGGCAGTGGCGATCGAGCGGGTGACGGTGCTCGAGCGGGCGCTCTACCCCCTCGTCGTGGCGACCCAGGCGATTCCGCTGGTGGCGCTGGCGCCGTTGCTGTTGATCTGGTTCGGACACGGGATCATGCCGAAAGTGGTGATGGTGGCGCTGATCTCGTTTTTCCCGATTGTGGTGAGTTTGGTGGACGGCCTGCGTTCCGCCGACCGGGAAACACTCGATCTGCTGCGCACGATGGGAGCGAACGGTTGGCAGCAATTCCGGTTGGTGGAAGCGCCTTCGGCACTGCCGGCGTTCTTCTCCGGAGCGAAGATCGGTATGGCGGTGGCGGTGATCGGCGCGGTTATCGGGGAATCGGCCGGATCGAGCGCCGGGTTGGGTCATGCCATTTCGCTCTACAGCGCATCGCTCAAGACGGATCTGGTCTTTGCCTGTGTGTTGGTTCTGGCGCTCATGGCCATCGGGTTGTTTGGGGCGATTGCGGTGCTCGAACGGGTGGCGATGCCGTGGCGCAAATGGGTGGTGGAGTAGCGCCGACGACGCTGGCCGCGCCGGTTCTGGCGCCAGCGGCGATCGCTTCGATGGCTTGATCGGTGGAAAGCACCCACCCGAACGCGTCGTCGATCGTCGCCAGTGTTGCTGCCTGCATCGAGCTGGCTGACAGACCGGCCGTTTCGCCTGTGGCCGTGCCGTCGCTCAGGAAGAACACGCGAAAATCGCGCGCGACTGCCTCACGGGCGGTCGTATCGCAACAAATGTTGGTGGCGATCCCTGCGACGATGACGGTATCGATCTGCTTGTTCCGCAGGATCAATTCCAGATCAGTGCCGTGGAAGGCGCCATAGCGTGGTTTCTCCACCAGCAGATCACCCGGTTCGACGACGAGGTCACGATGCCAGGCTGTTGCATGACCACCGTCGCTCAGTATCCCGGCCCGCACCGCGGCGGAGAGTTCGCCCAGGATTCCCATATTCGAACCATCAGCACGGAGCACATGCCTCGTGTGGATGACCAACACCTCAAACATCCGGCAGCTCGCCGCCAATCGGTTCGTTCGTTCGAGGGTCGCCAGGCCATCGGGCGCGGCCAGTTGTCCCTCGACGAAGAGATTCTGAAAATCGATGGTCAGGAGCGCCGTGCGTGACGGATCGATGACAAAGTCGGCCATGGGACGCCTCCGGGATACGAGAACCGGCGCGGAGACCGGTGCAAGACCGATCTCCGCCGTTCAAGTGGTGTGACTACGCGGCCGGCGTGGCCTCGGTTGCGGGCGTCCAGGTGGGGAAGCCCGCGAGCGGCGAACCAACCGCATCAGCTGACTCGATTGGAAGTCGCGTCGCATGCGCGGTTGCCATGCCAGAGGCCACGACAGAGCCGTCCGGCGCGACGATGGTGAAGGTGCAGTCGCAGGACCACGCGTTGCCGGTCTCATCGACCACATGGAGTCCGCGAAGTACGGCGTAGCCGCCTCCATCGGCGGCAAACACACCAGCCATCGTCACCGATCCAGTCGAGCCATCGGTTGCTTCCCAGGCGCCGGAAACCCAACGGGTGGCGCCCAAACCGAAGACCGAACCGTCCGAGGTGAAAATGCCGACCTCCGGGAGATCTGTGTCGGTGGCAATGTCGGTATCGACCATCCAGGTTCCGATCAGGGGATGGCCCTCGAGTGAAGCGGGCGTTGCATCCTGAGCGGAGGTCTGGAGATCGCGCATCCCGCTGATGGCGATGCCTCCAACGATCACAACGACCGCGATGATTGCCGCGAGCTTCCGTACACTGAGCATTCCATTCCTCGCTTCCTGTAATCGCTTCGCGCTGCCAACGGCCGCCCAATGCGGTGCGCTGGGTCCACTTCGAATGGACGTAATCACGCTACGACGAGAAACGGCGCTTTTCCTCCGGAGAACATACGTGGTTTCAAGGCATCTCGGAACGGGGAGGGGTCCTGCGGAGTGTCCGCGCCTCGTCGCTCGCATGGATGCAACCGCATAGGACTCGGGACCAACGCCGTCGGCCGTGAACCGCCTGGACTATGCGCCCGGACCAACCAACAATCCGAGCGCACGCGCCCGGGCGACGGCTGCACGTCGATTGGGCGCGTCCAGCTTGGCAAGAATGTGGGCAACATGACCGCTCACGGTGCGCCGGCTGAGGGAGAGAAGCTCGGCGATCTCCTGATCGGTCTGCATTGCGGCCATTAGTTGAAGGATTTCCCGCTCTCTGGCTGTCAACTCACCAGTGGCCGCCGGCCGGCGCTGGACGACACGAGGAACCGAGACGGCCGACGCTTGTTCGACGGCTGCAGCGAGTGTCATCGACTGACCGGACTGGATGTATTCAGATGCAATCTCTTCGCCGAGATGAATAGTCGCTACCCGCTGCGCCCGGTCGCGGCTGAGACGTGCAGCCGACAGGAGAGGCGCCCCGTGTTCCCGGGCCAGCGCATCGAGAAATCCGACCAGGCTGGCTGCTGTTCGTGGTTGTCCGTGCATTGCGGCCAGATCGGCCAGGCCGCCAAGCGCCAGCGTGATGAGCCAGCGCTCTCCGGCATCGAACCAGAGAAGCAGGGCCTCGTGGAAAGCAGCGGCGGCGTTTCGATCGTGCCCTCTGGCGCGGGAAATTTCCGCCAATCGGCTGAGCGCGGTCGCGATGCCACTGGGATATCCAGCCGCGCGAAACAACTCCGCTGCATCTTCCGCGCATTGGACGGCCAGTGGAAGATCGCCTTGTCCCAACGCAACACGGCTGAGCAAGGTACCGGCCCACGCCTCTTCAACTGACGCACCCAGCGCGTGCCATTCGTCGCGCACGCGCACAAGGTGAACGCGAGCGTCCTCCCAGTGGTCCTGAATTTCCTCGATCATGCCGAGCACGTGCCGTGCATTGGCGATCACCTCAAGGTCACCAAAGCGTTCGGCAATGGCAAGACCTCTATTGGCCATGACGGCTGCTTCGTCATACGCGCCTTCTGCCCACAAAATGAGGGCAAGTCCGGTGAGGGCGCGTGCTCGGTGAACCGTCGCCGCGTCTTCGCTCATTGCGATCGCACGTTCGAGCCAGCGCCGCGCTTCCTGAAAATGGGTGCGCGCGTGCCAATACACTGCCAGAGCGCCAGTCATGCGCAAGAGGCGGAGGTCATCTCCGTGCCGTTCGAACCAGTCGAGCGCGGACCGTACGTTTGGGAGCTCGATCTCCAGGCGTTGAATCCGCGAATCGACACGCTCGAGCGGATCGATGCGGTTCGGATGAAGGTCTTCGACGAGATCGAGAAAGTGCTCAGCGTGCGCTGCCTCGATGACAGCTGCTTCGTTCGATGCGGTGAGCTGCTCGATTCCAAATGCCCGAATCGACTCGAGCATTGCAAATCGAGGAGTCGAACTGAATTCTGTTTGATAGAGCAAGCCTTGATCGACCAACTCGGTCAGGGCCGGCATGGGGTCACACGTTGAGCCATCAACCCGCTCGCAGAGCCGTTGGATCGCTGGGGGAGCGCATGCACCCGCAAAAACCGACAAGCGCCGGAACAGCCCTTGTTCGGGTGGGCGCAACAGATCGTAGGACCATGCGATCGTGTCGCGCATGGTGCGTTGCCGATCGGGAAGATCCCGCGGACCATCGCCCAACCAATCGAGCCGATTTGGTATCTCGGCCAGCAGCATTTCCGGCGAGCGCGTTCTGCAACGGGCCGCTGCCAGCTCGATCGCCAACGGAAGGTTGTCCAGCCGATCGCAGACCTCGGAGATGTCGCGCCGTTGCGCGTCGTCGATCTCGATCTCGAAGTTGGGGCGCACAGCCTGGGCGCGTTCGATGAACAGACTCGATGCTGCCGGAGGCGAAAGCGGATTCACCGGGAAAACGCGCTCCGCGCGAATACGCAGTGGAGCGCGGCTGGTGGCAAGCACGTGCAGTCCGCCACACCGAACGAGCAGATCTGCCACGATGCCGGCACACGCTTCGATCAAATGCTCGCAATTGTTCAAGACCAGGAGACATGTTCGGTTACGAAGGGCCTGGGCAATCGTTTCGCTCGCTGGTCGCCCATGCGGCAGCGTGATCCCAAAGGACATCGCGACGGATGGCTCGATCAGCACGGGATCGCGAATGGCTTCCAGGTCGACCCAGTGAACGTCGTCGGAAAAGGACCGGAGCGCATCTCCCGCTCCCGCGATGGCCAGGCGCGTCTTGCCAACACCACCGGGCCCGGTAAGCGTGATCAGTGGCGAGCGCTCCTGGCAAATCGCTCGCCGTATCCATGCCCGTTCCTGCTCCCGGCCGATCAGCATGGTGCGAGGAACGGGGAAACTCGACATCCCCTGCCAGCCGGAATCGCTTCCCCCGGTGGGACTACCGGTTGCACGGTCTCTGTGCGAGCTCCGCCCGTTCGTTGTTAGCGCACCGTGTTCGTGTCCCGCCATGTTCCGGCCATGAAGGAGTCTCTTCGGCAGATCGGACCGTAGAGTGCCTGGAATCAGAGTAACGAATATTGCGCGTTGCGTCTCTCTCAGCGGTTGGAGATCCGGCCGGCGACAATCCGCTCGAAGGCGTTGATCTGCGATGTGTCGAGTGGAATAGAGCTGAAACCCCCGACGCCCTCTCCCGACTTGGGAAAGAGATTGTCGAGCGGAGGCCAGTAGAAGATCACTTCCTCGATACCTATTTCCTGGTATGCGCCAACGTACTCATCGAATGCGTCCAGCGAGGCGAGCGGATCGTCGAGGGTCCGATAGACCAATACGCTGCGCGTGATACTCCGGGGATCGCGTCCCTCTTCCTCACAGATTGCGTCCAGACGGTCACTGAGCCGCTTCGTGCTGGCAACTGCTTCTGCAAGGGAGATGCGCGCCGATGGATCCCGGGCGGCCGGATATGCCTGCCCGCCGAGCGTGTTCCATCCGTCGGCGTGGCGAGCAGCAGTCCGGAGTCCGCGTTCGCCATGGGCGGCAACGATCAAGGGCGGTCGACTGGATCGAACCGGCTGTCCTGCCTGGGCGTCCCGCACGGTGTAGTAGCGGCCCGAGAAACTGACCTGCTCGCCCCGCAGGAGTGGGGAAAGAATCGCCGCATACTCTTCCAGCCGTTCTGCGCGTTCCCGCGGATCCCAGTCGTCGTAACCGAGTGCCCCATAGTTGTTCGAATAGCCACCGGCGCCCAGACCGATCGCGATGCGCCCTCCGCTGATATGGTCGACTGTATGGACCTGGACAGCCAATACCGCCGGGAACCGGAACGGGGGCACGGTTACCATGGTCCCGAGCCGAATGCGCCTGGTCTCGACCGCCAGCGCGCCGAGCAGCGTCCACGCTTCGTAATCCACATAGGCTGGCGTGAGCACGTCGTCGTCGACCCAGGCGCTGTCGAACCCCATGCTCTCGAATTGGCGAATGCGCTGAACGAGTTCCCGATACGGGCTCCGGCAAAAGTTCATGACCCCGAAACGCATCTGGCCCATTGCATGTCTCCTCACCTGACGGGCCGTCGCGGATCGGAACGTGGCACATGCAGTCCGTCTGTCACGCACCGACCCGCATGCGTTGCCAAGCGCAAACCATGCTGACGTGCCGGCGCTGTGCCGTCACTCCAGCGAAGTCTGGCAACCGGACCGCGTCAAGAGCACCTGAACGGCCAGCTATCGGCTGAGCTTTGCGATGCTGCCAGTTTACCGCCGACAACGGCATCCGGTTGCCGCAGGGCCCACTACGCAGGACGGAGACGTGTCGATGGCCGGATGTCATCGACCGCTGGGCTTGTTCGATCTGTTTCCGGCCAGCGGTCCGGTGTTTCGAAAGTGGATGTCCCCGCCTCATGCAGGAGGGCTACGTCCCTTTGTCGCTCCGACCGCGCCCTTCGTCATTCCGACCGCGCCTTTCGTCATTCCGACCGCCCCTTGTCATTCCGCGCGCCCTTCGTCATTCCGACCGAAGTGGAGGAATCTCTCTGGATCCTGGCGACGAGGTTCCGCGCCGGAGGCCGGGTTTCGGGCAACAAGAGATCCCTCGACAAGCTCGGGATGACGATGGGGTGTATTCGTCATTCCGACCGAAGTGGAGAGCCCGCCCTGAGCGCAGCCGAATGGGAATCTCTCTGGATCCCGGCGACGAGGTTCCGCGCCGGAGGCCGGGTCTCGGGCAACAAGAGATCCCTCGACAGGCTCGGGATGACGATGGGGTGTATTCGTCATCGACCGGTGTCATTCCGACCGAAGTGGAGGAATCTCTTGTTCTCGGCGACGAGGTCCGCCGGAGGCCGGGTTTCGGGCAACAAGAGATCCCTCGACAAGCTCGGGATGACGGTGGGGTGTATTCGTCATTCCGACCGAAGTGGAGGAATCTCTCTGGATCCCGGCGACGAGGTTCCGCGCCGGAGGCCGAGCTTCGGACAACAAGAGATCCCTCGGCACGCTCGGGATGACGGTGGGGTGCGTCATTCCGACGAAGTGGAGGAATCTCTTGTCTCGGCGACACGGTCCCTGATGTGGAGGCCGAGCTTCGGACAACACGAGATCCCTCGGCAAGCTCGGGATGACGGTGGGGCGATACGAGATCCCTCGGTAGGCCCGGGATGATGGCGTGTGGGGTCAGCGGTTCGAGACGCGTGCCGCGACGACGCGTTCGAAGGCGCGGCGTTGTTCGGCGGAGACGGGGATATCGGCAACGCGGCCGAGAGGGCCGAGCGGTTTGCCGGTTGGGTCGGGAATCGTGTTGCCAAGCGGCGGCCAATAGAAGGCGATCAAGTCGATGCCGATTTCCGCGAAGGAACCGACGAACTCATCGAAGGCATCGATCGACGACCATGGATCGACCAGCGCACGGTCGAGCAGGATGCTGCGGCGCACGGTGGCGGGGTCGCGACCCTCTTCACGGCAAATGGCGTCGAATTTGTCGCAGAGGTCTTTCTGCTTCGCGACCGCTGCGGCCAGATCGACCGGGGGATTGGTGTCTTCCTTCCCCGGCTCGTGCATGTTGACCACGGTGTTCCAGCCTTCGGCGAAGCGGGCGGCGTAGCGCATACCGCGCGGTCCGTGGGCGGCAACCGTGAGCGGCGGCCGTGGACGCTGAACCGGCGGGGTGACGAAGTCGACCTGCGCGCCGTAGTAGTGCCCCGCGTAGTCGATCGGCTCGCCCCGCAGCATATGCGCGACGATTTCCACGAACTCCCCGAAGCGATCCGAACGCTCACGCGGAGACCACGGCTCGGCGCCGATGGCCGGATTCCCTTCTGCCGCGCCACCGGCTCCTATGGCCACTTCCAGCCGCCCGTTCGACATCTGGTCGATGGTCAGAGCCTGCATGGCCATCACCGAGGGAATACGAAAGGTGGGCACTGTGACCAGGGTGCCGAGCCGGATGCGCTCGGTTGCGACCGCCAGGCCGCCGAGCACAGACCAGACGTCGAAATCGGCGTAGCTCGGGGTGAAGAGGTCATCGTCGATCCAGGCGCTGTCGAAACCCATCGCTTCCGCTTCCTGCACATCGCGTTGCAGATCGGCGTAGGGAAGGCGGGTGAGTTTCATGAATCCAAATTGCATGTGTGAGAGTCCCTTTCGAGGATGGTGAGGGTGCGGTGGCCCTGCGCGACGGTCGGGTACGGGAGGATGGGCAAATCGACGGTGATGATCGACGGTCGAGCGGGTGGTGCGGGCAAAGCGAACGGGTTCAGCATATGTCGTACTGAACCCGTTCGCACTCGCATTTCGACCTGTGCGGTTACCGCAGCGATTCCTCGATGTCGGAGATGGAGGCTTCCAGCCGGTCGATTTCGGCGTTGTTGTCGGCGATCGACTCCTGCAGGGCCGAGATGGTGTCCTGCAGGACGGTGGCCTCGTCTCCTGATGCCGTGGCAAGATCGGCCTGGGCGGCAGCGAGCGCCTGCTGGTTGGCAGCGACGCTGTTCTTCAGACCATCGAGCTGCTCTCGCGATTTGAAGAGCGCTTCCCGAATCTTCCCTTCCCAGGTGACGGCGCGGCGCGCGCCTTCGGCAGCGGCGTTGACCTTGATGTCTCCAAGCGCCTTGCGCACGCGGCGGTCGAGCTGGTCCTGCCGATCCTTGCGAATTGCCGGAAGCGCGTCGTATTCGCTCTTGAGACGTGTGGCTTCGTCCTGCGCGGCGACTGGGTCGCCAGAGTAGGCCAGCGCCTCGATAGCGGCGACGATCTGCTCCTTGCCCTTGACGGCTTCGCGGGCTTCCTGCTCGCGCTTGGACTGCGACTCGAACCGGCGGTCGAAGAAGGCGTTCTGCGCGCCGCGGAACTGATCCCAGAGCCGGTTGTCGAGGTCGCGGTTGCCGGCAGTGCCGACCGTGCGCCAATCGGCCATCATGCTCTTCATCTCTTCGAAGGTGGCTTCCCAATCCTCCGATGTGGAGAGTTCCCTGGCGCGCGCCACGAGGGCTTCCTTGCGGGACTTGTTGTCCTCATAGAAAGCGGTGCGGCGATCGTAGAAATGCTGTTGCGCCTCGCGGAACTGTTTCCAGAGCTCTTCGTCCTGCTGGCGCCCAGCGCTGCCGACCTTTTTCCACTCGGCAAAGAGGTTGCGCAACGCCTCGCTGGTGCCGCGCCAGTCATCCGAGGTGCTCAGCTCATGCGCTTTGACGATCAGTTCTTGTTTGAGCGCAGCGTTGGCGCCCCATTGCTCCTGGCGTTGCTCGAAGTGCTGGGAACGCCGCTGGTTGAAGTACTCGCGCGCGGCGATGAAGCGGGCCCAGAGCGAATCGTCCGACTCCTTGCCGGTGGCGCCGACTTGCTTCCATTCTTCGAAGAGGGCCTTGTAGGCTTCGCCGGTGACGCGCCAGTCGGTCGATTCCTTGATCTCCTCGGCACGGGCGATCAGCGCTTCCTTGGAAAGCTTCTTGGCCTCGATCTCCTCGACCAGCTTGGCTTCCAGCGCGCGCAGCCGAGCGAAGAGCGCATCGAAATCGCCGAGCGCGTCGGCCTTTCCAGCGCTTGCCTTGAGCTTGCGGATGCGTCCGAGAATACCGACCTTGTTCTTGGCGGTCTCGGCATCCGACTCGATCAGATCGGCGTCTTTGCTGAACTGAGTGAATGCTGCTTCGAGCTCGGCGATCTGATTCTCTGGATTGTCGTAGGCCGTGCCAACGACATGCCCGCGGTAGTGTTCGGTCGTGTTCTGGTGAATCCTGCGCTTCTGGTCGATGAAGCCAAAGGCGAGGACTTCCACCGGCACGACGGGCTCCTCAGCCTCGGCCGCAGCCGCATCGGCTTCGGCCGCCG harbors:
- a CDS encoding DUF349 domain-containing protein, with protein sequence MIDQIEEKQMEPVDEEAVAEIAEQNSLAAEVEAPVSSSEAEEPAIVVEEVDIETIEVELPEAPESIAPDAEIAADDSAVAESEAPVGESVAAADLIAADAIVAAAEADAAAAEAEEPVVPVEVLAFGFIDQKRRIHQNTTEHYRGHVVGTAYDNPENQIAELEAAFTQFSKDADLIESDAETAKNKVGILGRIRKLKASAGKADALGDFDALFARLRALEAKLVEEIEAKKLSKEALIARAEEIKESTDWRVTGEAYKALFEEWKQVGATGKESDDSLWARFIAAREYFNQRRSQHFEQRQEQWGANAALKQELIVKAHELSTSDDWRGTSEALRNLFAEWKKVGSAGRQQDEELWKQFREAQQHFYDRRTAFYEDNKSRKEALVARARELSTSEDWEATFEEMKSMMADWRTVGTAGNRDLDNRLWDQFRGAQNAFFDRRFESQSKREQEAREAVKGKEQIVAAIEALAYSGDPVAAQDEATRLKSEYDALPAIRKDRQDQLDRRVRKALGDIKVNAAAEGARRAVTWEGKIREALFKSREQLDGLKNSVAANQQALAAAQADLATASGDEATVLQDTISALQESIADNNAEIDRLEASISDIEESLR
- a CDS encoding LLM class flavin-dependent oxidoreductase; amino-acid sequence: MQFGFMKLTRLPYADLQRDVQEAEAMGFDSAWIDDDLFTPSYADFDVWSVLGGLAVATERIRLGTLVTVPTFRIPSVMAMQALTIDQMSNGRLEVAIGAGGAAEGNPAIGAEPWSPRERSDRFGEFVEIVAHMLRGEPIDYAGHYYGAQVDFVTPPVQRPRPPLTVAAHGPRGMRYAARFAEGWNTVVNMHEPGKEDTNPPVDLAAAVAKQKDLCDKFDAICREEGRDPATVRRSILLDRALVDPWSSIDAFDEFVGSFAEIGIDLIAFYWPPLGNTIPDPTGKPLGPLGRVADIPVSAEQRRAFERVVAARVSNR